In one window of Poriferisphaera corsica DNA:
- the nadB gene encoding L-aspartate oxidase yields MDSIFHQRRYLIPFRAVLLPQIFTDVLVIGAGVAGMRAALAAADEGASESTDVIIATKGILQDSSTYWAQGGVAAVMDEADSFESHTEDTMIAGAGLCDKYAVETIVKQAPKRIQELIDWGMRFDQSSESNTPSLAREGGHTHRRILHADGDGTGKAFALTLYDQILEHDAIRLFDDCFVLDYITDKDNHTCLGAITHHPKYGLQVIWASSTIVASGGCGHLYRESTNPSTVTGDGIAAAFRAGAQLQDMAFVQFHPTTLYIAGAARSLISEAVRGEGAYLLDKDGHRFMQDYDSRGELAPRDVVAKSIIKQISKTQHTNVYLDVRHLGKNFLKRFPGISKQLQAFDINPLTDLIPVHPSAHYMVGGIKTDLNGRTNITGLYACGEVAATGLHGANRLASNSLLEGLVMGATAGQTALEMAHKNTIKPPVKIISDIRISERSNLDLDDVRSSLRSIMWRNVSIERSGQMLDEVQTSINFWAQYTLDKIFDDRHGWETQNMLTLGSLITQAARWRAESRGTHQRTDCNQTSDQFKVHDIWHIGSETPTFKPIN; encoded by the coding sequence ATGGACAGCATCTTCCACCAGCGCCGTTACCTCATCCCTTTCCGAGCTGTACTCCTCCCACAGATCTTCACCGACGTTCTCGTCATCGGTGCAGGCGTTGCCGGCATGCGTGCTGCGCTTGCAGCCGCCGATGAAGGTGCATCCGAATCCACCGACGTCATCATCGCCACCAAAGGCATCCTCCAGGACTCTTCCACTTACTGGGCTCAAGGCGGTGTCGCCGCGGTCATGGACGAAGCCGACTCCTTCGAAAGCCACACCGAAGACACGATGATCGCCGGGGCAGGGCTCTGCGATAAGTACGCCGTAGAAACAATCGTCAAACAAGCCCCCAAGCGCATTCAAGAACTCATCGACTGGGGTATGCGCTTCGACCAATCATCCGAATCAAACACACCATCACTCGCACGTGAAGGCGGCCACACACATCGCCGCATCCTCCATGCCGATGGTGACGGCACAGGTAAAGCTTTCGCCCTCACACTCTACGATCAGATCCTCGAACACGACGCCATCCGTTTATTCGACGACTGCTTCGTCCTGGATTACATCACCGATAAAGACAACCACACCTGCCTCGGCGCTATCACCCACCACCCCAAATACGGCCTCCAAGTCATCTGGGCATCATCCACCATCGTCGCCTCCGGCGGCTGCGGCCACCTCTACCGTGAATCGACTAACCCCTCCACCGTCACAGGTGACGGCATCGCCGCCGCTTTCCGAGCAGGTGCGCAACTACAAGACATGGCCTTCGTACAGTTCCATCCCACAACCCTGTACATCGCAGGCGCTGCACGCTCACTCATCTCCGAAGCAGTACGCGGTGAAGGAGCGTACCTTCTCGATAAAGATGGCCACCGTTTCATGCAAGATTACGATTCACGCGGAGAACTCGCACCTCGTGACGTTGTCGCCAAATCGATCATCAAGCAGATCTCTAAAACGCAACACACCAATGTCTATCTCGACGTTAGACATCTCGGAAAGAATTTCCTCAAACGTTTCCCCGGTATCTCCAAGCAATTACAAGCCTTTGATATTAACCCACTCACCGACCTCATACCCGTTCACCCATCCGCCCACTACATGGTTGGCGGCATCAAAACCGACCTCAACGGTCGCACCAACATCACCGGCCTCTACGCTTGCGGCGAAGTCGCCGCCACAGGTCTCCACGGCGCAAACCGTCTAGCTAGCAATTCGCTCCTCGAAGGCCTCGTCATGGGCGCAACCGCCGGACAAACCGCCCTCGAAATGGCCCACAAAAACACCATCAAACCTCCTGTTAAAATCATCTCTGACATCCGCATCTCCGAGCGTTCCAACCTCGACCTCGACGATGTCCGCTCCTCACTCCGCAGCATCATGTGGCGCAACGTCAGCATCGAACGCAGCGGTCAAATGCTCGACGAAGTCCAAACATCCATCAATTTCTGGGCGCAATATACGCTCGACAAAATCTTCGACGACCGTCACGGCTGGGAAACTCAAAACATGCTCACCCTAGGCTCACTCATCACACAAGCCGCTCGCTGGCGAGCCGAATCTCGCGGCACACACCAGCGCACCGACTGCAACCAAACCAGTGACCAATTCAAAGTCCACGATATTTGGCACATCGGCTCAGAAACGCCAACCTTCAAACCCATTAACTAA
- a CDS encoding LEA type 2 family protein, with the protein MTRQPLHLLTLLIATLLTLGCSIQRPFSNVRSVEVTDRSPQGIRMAITVDLENPNAVPLPLTRTNYRVYLEGAGVFESSELGDATLPAGGSQTVSFSAAFPLTDSIPIDGKRYAVFGEVYYRTPGELREILDQYRFPQPSSSFIARGVIQPPSTEQ; encoded by the coding sequence ATGACACGCCAACCTTTACATCTTCTCACGCTTCTCATAGCAACCCTACTCACCCTTGGCTGCTCAATTCAGCGTCCCTTCTCAAACGTACGCTCCGTCGAAGTCACCGACCGCTCTCCGCAAGGCATCCGAATGGCCATCACCGTCGACCTCGAAAACCCAAACGCTGTCCCACTCCCACTCACACGTACCAATTACCGTGTGTATCTCGAAGGTGCAGGCGTCTTTGAATCCTCTGAACTCGGCGATGCAACACTCCCCGCAGGCGGTAGCCAAACCGTCTCATTCTCTGCTGCATTCCCTCTCACAGACTCCATCCCTATTGATGGCAAACGCTACGCCGTCTTTGGTGAAGTCTATTACCGCACTCCCGGCGAACTCCGCGAAATCCTCGATCAATACCGCTTCCCGCAACCTTCCTCCTCCTTCATCGCCCGTGGTGTCATTCAACCCCCTTCCACCGAACAATAA
- a CDS encoding carbon starvation CstA family protein has protein sequence MSTLLIAIGAGLAFIIAYHTYGRWLGKKIFNLSANYVCPSYRLRDDLDYVPTDRGVVFGHHFTSIAGTGPIVGPAIAVMWGWIPALLWVILGSIFIGAVHDFGSLIVSLRNNGQTVGDIAGRVLNKRVRLLFLFVLFLALTIVLAIFGLVIAAVFKMYPSAIFPCLIQIPIAVIIGSYLHKQGKNLLIPSLIALAIMYLTVIYGDVGFLHTFNTSLASWPIIGWVIVLLLYSYVASVLPVWLLLQPRDYINSLQLITALGLIVVGLTIASLFGGAPTINGVQVMESGAPPTLEIIGPAFNFSPAGAPLIFPFLFITIACGAISGFHCLVSSGTTSKQLKNEVPDAQFVGYGGMLLEGFLATLVIIACVAGLGLGVKSGDTMLFGEAAWEARYSSWNASNGLGAKVGAFVDGSGNFLVAMGFSKTIANALMGVLVASFAGTTLDTACRLQRYVVQELAATFVRQPAADAVSSDKTEQPLFGLDAIRITANPATWFTNKHAATIFAIIVATIIAALPAGAVEKSLITHIQDDGITGIWSFLTTNAGKGGLLLWPMFGATNQLLGGLAFLVITFYLWRRNKPVWFVLLPMIFMLIMPAWAMVYQLFIGSEDFPAWIEADDPNFLLIAIGIATILLEIWMIFEAVLLWPQAKGILEPTAEEKLSTTSPSGMNC, from the coding sequence ATGAGCACGCTGCTGATCGCAATCGGTGCCGGCCTAGCTTTTATCATCGCTTACCACACCTATGGCCGATGGCTTGGTAAAAAAATCTTCAATCTATCAGCAAACTACGTCTGCCCGTCTTACAGGCTCCGTGATGACCTCGACTACGTTCCCACAGACCGCGGCGTCGTCTTCGGCCACCACTTCACTTCTATCGCTGGCACCGGTCCAATCGTTGGCCCTGCCATTGCTGTCATGTGGGGCTGGATTCCCGCGCTCCTCTGGGTCATTCTTGGCTCTATCTTCATCGGCGCCGTCCACGACTTTGGCTCCCTCATCGTCTCCCTACGCAACAACGGTCAAACCGTCGGTGACATCGCAGGACGCGTCCTCAATAAACGTGTCCGCCTCCTCTTCCTCTTTGTCCTCTTCCTCGCACTCACCATCGTTCTCGCTATCTTCGGCCTCGTCATCGCTGCCGTCTTCAAAATGTACCCCTCAGCCATCTTCCCTTGCCTTATCCAAATCCCCATCGCCGTCATCATCGGCTCATACCTCCATAAACAAGGCAAAAATCTCCTCATCCCCTCACTCATCGCCCTCGCCATCATGTACCTCACCGTCATCTACGGCGACGTCGGCTTCCTCCATACCTTCAACACTTCACTCGCATCGTGGCCCATCATCGGCTGGGTCATCGTCCTCCTCCTTTACTCCTACGTCGCCTCCGTACTCCCCGTTTGGCTCCTCCTCCAACCACGTGACTACATCAACTCCCTTCAACTCATCACAGCCCTCGGCCTCATCGTCGTTGGCCTCACGATCGCTTCGCTCTTCGGCGGCGCCCCGACCATCAACGGTGTCCAGGTCATGGAATCCGGCGCCCCACCAACCCTCGAAATCATCGGGCCTGCTTTCAATTTCTCACCCGCTGGCGCTCCACTCATTTTCCCATTCCTCTTCATCACCATCGCCTGCGGCGCCATCTCGGGCTTCCACTGCCTCGTCTCTTCCGGCACAACCAGCAAACAACTCAAAAACGAAGTCCCCGACGCACAATTCGTCGGTTACGGCGGCATGCTTCTCGAAGGTTTCCTCGCCACACTTGTCATCATCGCATGCGTTGCCGGCCTCGGCCTCGGCGTCAAATCCGGCGACACCATGCTCTTCGGCGAAGCCGCATGGGAAGCCCGTTACTCATCTTGGAACGCATCCAACGGCCTCGGCGCAAAAGTCGGCGCCTTCGTCGATGGTTCCGGCAACTTTCTCGTCGCGATGGGCTTCTCCAAAACCATTGCCAATGCACTCATGGGCGTCCTCGTCGCATCCTTCGCAGGCACAACCCTCGACACCGCTTGCCGTCTTCAGCGATACGTCGTCCAAGAACTTGCCGCCACATTCGTCCGCCAACCTGCTGCTGACGCTGTAAGCAGCGACAAAACAGAACAACCTCTCTTTGGCCTTGATGCCATCCGAATAACCGCCAATCCAGCAACATGGTTCACGAATAAACACGCCGCGACCATCTTTGCCATCATCGTTGCAACCATCATTGCCGCACTCCCTGCTGGTGCCGTTGAAAAATCACTCATCACCCACATTCAAGACGATGGCATCACAGGTATCTGGTCATTCCTCACCACCAACGCCGGCAAAGGCGGCCTCTTGCTCTGGCCCATGTTCGGCGCAACCAACCAGCTCCTCGGCGGCCTCGCCTTCCTCGTCATCACCTTCTACCTCTGGCGTCGCAACAAACCCGTTTGGTTCGTTCTCCTCCCCATGATCTTCATGCTCATCATGCCCGCATGGGCTATGGTCTATCAGCTCTTCATCGGCTCCGAAGATTTCCCCGCATGGATCGAAGCTGACGACCCCAATTTCCTCCTCATCGCCATCGGCATCGCCACCATCCTCCTCGAAATTTGGATGATTTTCGAAGCCGTTCTCCTTTGGCCCCAAGCAAAAGGCATCCTCGAGCCAACCGCAGAAGAAAAACTTTCAACCACTTCTCCCTCAGGCATGAATTGTTAA
- a CDS encoding lysophospholipid acyltransferase family protein — MSNEKNIESRVKFQWWRKPMWYIGSTLSGWWVRSQNKVTVWNWKNIPLEGATIVVCNHQSYLDPILLGIGSRKRPFWSLARSGLFENKFFGLLIKLLSAIPVEQGDGDIKAMRDCLEVLKHNEALILFPEGARCEDGKIAPFEPGFMLLVKRTKANVIPAAIEGAFDVWPRGQKKPSKGKHIGVNFGQPISNEEICSMKGKQATKFIQEKVEELFQDARVKLGKAPSQDS; from the coding sequence ATGAGCAACGAAAAGAACATCGAATCACGTGTGAAATTTCAATGGTGGCGTAAGCCCATGTGGTACATCGGCAGCACACTGTCTGGCTGGTGGGTTAGATCTCAAAACAAAGTAACAGTCTGGAACTGGAAAAACATCCCGCTTGAAGGCGCAACGATCGTCGTTTGCAACCACCAGAGCTACCTCGACCCCATCCTTCTCGGCATTGGCTCGCGCAAACGCCCATTCTGGTCACTCGCCCGTTCAGGACTCTTCGAAAACAAGTTCTTTGGCCTGCTCATCAAACTCCTCTCCGCTATCCCCGTCGAACAAGGTGACGGCGATATCAAAGCCATGCGCGACTGCCTCGAAGTCCTCAAACACAACGAAGCCCTCATCCTCTTCCCCGAAGGCGCACGCTGTGAGGACGGCAAAATCGCTCCATTCGAGCCCGGCTTCATGCTCCTCGTCAAACGCACCAAAGCAAACGTCATCCCTGCCGCCATCGAAGGCGCTTTCGACGTATGGCCACGTGGACAAAAAAAACCCAGTAAAGGCAAGCATATCGGCGTCAACTTCGGACAGCCCATCAGCAACGAAGAAATCTGTAGCATGAAGGGCAAGCAAGCCACAAAATTCATCCAGGAAAAAGTCGAAGAACTCTTCCAAGATGCACGCGTCAAGCTCGGCAAAGCTCCCTCACAAGACTCTTAA
- the cmk gene encoding (d)CMP kinase produces the protein MDQLIVTLDGPAGSGKSSVARFLAKRLGLEFLDTGAMYRGLTAKALHRGINPATESHAVIELARNTPMRFDWNEDPPRLYVGKLDVTDRIRDRDVTGSTSEVACLAAVRQVLVETQRRIGKEHPKLVTEGRDQGSVVFPQANVKFFLDATPTIRAKRRVLQLQEAGKRADLEQIRRDIIERDRRDSTRKEGPLICPDDAIRVDTSGMNREQVISHLENLVREKMNIPPSPDQ, from the coding sequence ATGGATCAACTGATCGTCACATTGGATGGGCCCGCTGGCTCAGGCAAATCTTCTGTCGCTCGCTTCCTCGCCAAGCGACTCGGTCTCGAATTCCTCGACACCGGCGCCATGTATCGTGGCCTCACAGCAAAAGCCCTCCACCGTGGTATCAACCCCGCCACAGAATCTCACGCTGTCATCGAACTCGCTCGCAACACACCCATGCGTTTCGACTGGAACGAAGATCCACCACGCCTCTATGTCGGCAAACTCGACGTCACCGACCGCATCCGCGACCGCGACGTTACCGGTTCCACCAGCGAGGTCGCTTGCCTCGCAGCCGTACGCCAAGTCCTCGTCGAAACTCAACGCCGCATCGGTAAAGAACACCCCAAACTCGTCACCGAAGGCCGCGACCAAGGTTCCGTCGTCTTCCCGCAAGCCAATGTCAAATTTTTCCTTGACGCAACCCCCACCATCCGAGCGAAACGACGTGTTTTGCAGCTTCAAGAAGCAGGCAAACGCGCTGACCTCGAACAGATACGTCGCGACATCATCGAGCGTGACCGCCGCGACTCCACCCGCAAAGAAGGCCCACTCATCTGTCCCGACGATGCCATCCGCGTCGATACCTCTGGCATGAACCGTGAACAAGTCATCAGCCACCTTGAAAATCTTGTTCGCGAGAAAATGAACATACCTCCATCACCCGATCAATAA
- the mltA gene encoding murein transglycosylase A, translated as MRIHARTLTCRFYCLILSSLFLAACQQAQPLPPAAPDYARPLADGSSSLVRIQNPSNIPALAQAFSQLADPAYRESLQKSLNWFDLQSTKQYFPTAQISHAHAYTSVYALLQVRKYSDLLDEFDLWQSVGWNNLGEVLFTAYYSPVFKASATRQGPYQYPLFKRPSDLRSNPNTGDVIGGYYTRNQLEQSGKLIGLELVYLPSRLDAYIIEVNGSAKLQMTDGSTRYVGYAGNNGHDYTSIGKLLAEKGVMSEHEINLSSIRAYFNQNPNLLNQYISRNDRFVFFKWYKPDQWPAGSLGVNVTPYRSLATDKSIFPRGCPMLITTTLPDNQGNKQPFTQLMVDQDTGGAIRAAGRADIYLGVGSQAEAIAGHQAATGQMYYLLLKPDRVQYWYDKMSQSKSAKLRSNITKHTYK; from the coding sequence ATGCGGATTCATGCACGGACGCTGACCTGTCGCTTCTATTGCCTCATCCTCTCATCTCTCTTTCTCGCTGCCTGCCAGCAAGCACAACCTCTGCCACCCGCCGCTCCCGACTATGCTCGACCACTCGCGGACGGCTCTTCCAGCCTCGTCCGCATCCAAAACCCCAGCAATATTCCAGCACTCGCCCAGGCTTTTTCGCAACTCGCCGATCCTGCATACCGCGAATCACTACAAAAAAGCCTCAACTGGTTTGACCTGCAATCCACAAAACAATATTTCCCTACTGCCCAAATCAGCCACGCTCACGCCTACACCTCTGTCTACGCGCTCCTCCAAGTCCGTAAATACTCTGATTTACTCGACGAATTCGACCTATGGCAATCCGTTGGCTGGAACAATCTCGGTGAAGTCCTCTTTACCGCCTATTACTCCCCAGTCTTCAAAGCCTCTGCCACACGTCAAGGCCCATACCAATACCCCCTCTTCAAACGACCTTCCGATCTTCGATCAAACCCCAATACTGGCGATGTCATCGGCGGCTACTACACACGTAACCAGCTCGAACAATCCGGCAAGCTCATCGGGCTCGAACTCGTCTACCTACCATCACGCCTCGACGCATATATCATTGAAGTCAACGGCTCCGCAAAGCTCCAAATGACTGATGGCTCCACACGATACGTCGGCTATGCGGGCAACAATGGGCACGACTACACCAGCATCGGCAAACTCCTAGCCGAAAAAGGCGTCATGTCCGAACACGAAATCAACCTCTCCTCAATCCGCGCTTACTTCAATCAAAACCCCAACCTCCTTAACCAATACATCTCTCGTAACGACCGATTCGTTTTCTTCAAATGGTACAAGCCCGATCAATGGCCCGCCGGCTCTCTCGGCGTCAATGTCACACCATACCGCTCACTTGCCACCGACAAATCCATCTTCCCGCGTGGTTGCCCCATGCTCATCACCACCACACTTCCCGACAATCAAGGCAATAAACAACCGTTCACCCAACTCATGGTCGATCAAGATACTGGCGGCGCAATACGTGCTGCCGGCCGCGCCGACATCTACCTCGGCGTAGGCTCCCAAGCCGAAGCCATTGCCGGCCACCAAGCCGCAACCGGGCAAATGTACTACCTCCTGCTCAAGCCCGACCGCGTCCAGTACTGGTACGATAAAATGTCACAATCAAAGTCAGCTAAATTACGCAGCAATATCACCAAACACACTTATAAATGA
- a CDS encoding site-2 protease family protein, whose translation MDIFISYLFSPETRFLYFSWVVIVVISIVLHELAHGLAAIKCGDDTPVRLGRMTANPLVHMGPFSLFALFVMGIAWGAMPIDPSKLRGKYAEAYVAMVGPLTNVSIAMASLVVGGLLVRFNLLLPDPHQTQRLLQFLLTAGYANLFLAAFNLFPIPPLDGAHVLANYSRGYATLVSDPSKQGIWIIGFIFAVAVSWEMTPYFYDVAASVFNFVAVSGM comes from the coding sequence ATGGATATATTTATCTCGTATTTATTTAGTCCAGAAACACGGTTTTTGTATTTTTCATGGGTGGTGATCGTGGTGATTAGTATTGTTTTGCACGAATTGGCGCATGGGTTAGCGGCAATTAAGTGTGGGGATGATACGCCTGTACGGTTGGGACGCATGACGGCGAATCCGTTGGTGCATATGGGGCCATTTTCATTGTTTGCGTTGTTTGTGATGGGGATTGCGTGGGGGGCGATGCCGATCGATCCTTCGAAGTTGAGAGGGAAGTATGCAGAAGCGTATGTGGCCATGGTAGGGCCATTGACAAACGTGTCGATTGCGATGGCATCGCTAGTTGTTGGTGGGTTATTAGTGAGGTTTAACTTGCTTCTACCCGATCCGCATCAGACACAACGGTTATTGCAGTTTTTGTTAACGGCGGGGTATGCGAATCTGTTTTTGGCAGCCTTTAATCTATTCCCAATACCGCCACTGGACGGGGCGCATGTGTTGGCAAATTATAGCCGCGGGTATGCGACTCTTGTGAGCGACCCGTCGAAACAGGGAATATGGATTATTGGTTTTATATTTGCGGTGGCGGTGTCTTGGGAAATGACACCTTACTTTTATGATGTGGCAGCCAGTGTGTTTAATTTTGTTGCGGTTAGTGGGATGTGA
- a CDS encoding DnaJ domain-containing protein, giving the protein MQKKPEHNLYIIEDEHNQPDNQSPYRRSSTRYSIKSLHCELGQIIDISTDGMRVESKGKLCPIIEQQTGILTLSHQATELRLESQARWIKRRGLFKHEVGLMFMNHTTQQKQNLDHLARFGFTPQSSTTPYISPKPIHASFEFPNYYRILDLSKNANTAQIQRAYDKLIQIYASQTSNPDTESKLKKIHEAYKLLIDDQLRAVYHQMLIEQTA; this is encoded by the coding sequence ATGCAAAAGAAACCCGAACACAATCTGTATATTATTGAAGACGAGCACAACCAGCCCGATAATCAATCCCCTTACCGTCGTTCTTCGACTCGCTACTCAATCAAGTCGTTGCATTGTGAGCTTGGTCAGATTATCGACATCTCAACCGATGGCATGCGCGTCGAGTCCAAAGGCAAACTTTGCCCCATAATCGAGCAACAAACCGGTATACTCACGCTATCACATCAAGCCACGGAACTGCGACTCGAATCGCAAGCTCGTTGGATCAAACGTCGCGGCCTCTTCAAACACGAAGTCGGCCTCATGTTCATGAACCACACCACCCAGCAAAAGCAAAACCTCGACCATCTCGCTAGGTTTGGTTTCACCCCACAATCCAGCACCACACCTTATATCAGTCCCAAACCAATTCATGCATCATTTGAATTCCCCAATTACTACCGCATCCTTGATCTGTCCAAAAATGCAAATACTGCACAAATCCAGCGCGCATATGACAAACTTATTCAAATCTACGCATCGCAGACTTCGAACCCAGATACAGAATCCAAGTTAAAAAAAATCCACGAAGCCTACAAGCTTCTGATTGATGATCAATTGCGTGCGGTATATCACCAGATGCTAATCGAGCAAACAGCCTGA
- a CDS encoding plasma-membrane proton-efflux P-type ATPase, translating into MNEENEQDQWSLDVFKKAGVDEVLSHLNTSSYGLTISEGEQRLGVFGENAVKEKKTSLLRQVMSYFWGPIPWMIEIAAILSACVQHWPDFIIIVILLIFNAAVGFWQEYQAANAVEALKSQLAVKARVRRGGQWGEINAEKLVPGDVIRIRLGDVIPADCKLTEGFYLSIDQSALTGESFPVRKGIGDVVYSGTITKQGEMIAVVVATGTSTFFGKTAKLVSSARSVSHFQKAVLQIGDYLIYLSLGLVFILVVVQMFRGEDLIKLIQFALILTVAAIPVAMPAVLAVTMALGAVALSKKKAIVSRLDAIEEMAGMDILCSDKTGTLTQNKLTLGDPITFGQVTNEELIRCAALACKAEDQDAIDLAVLAGLKMDNSLDGFEQKHFTPFDPICKRTEAEIESSGKVFCVTKGAPQIVLSLCDMDEADMADMTKHVENLAMQGYRTIGVAQMMGKKGQWEFLGLLPLFDPPREDSKETIANANKYGIDVRMVTGDNLAIAKEISSQLGLGTQIHVAEDYFDGIQDDSRITLDIAEKVERSEGFAQVFPEHKYDIVKSLQEREHIVGMTGDGVNDAPALKQADIGVAVSGATDAARAAAALVLTAPGLSVIISAIEEARKIFERMNSYAIYRITETIRIMFFVVLAMLAYNEYPITAVMIILLALFNDLPIMTIAYDNTVLNPKPVKWNMRRVLTISTVLGLIGVFETFILLVGFMRYTNFTIDQIQSLIFLKLAVAGHLTLFVARTPYMFLKRPFPAPVMLWAAVVTKLLATILVGFGFGLISAVPWYAIGIVWGYCLLWIFIEDYAKIHVYKHLDNQSSHHRAMLRHTMKRLVHYTHAVHK; encoded by the coding sequence ATGAATGAAGAGAATGAACAAGATCAGTGGTCACTTGATGTTTTCAAGAAGGCTGGAGTGGATGAGGTGCTTTCTCATTTGAACACAAGTTCATATGGATTGACGATATCGGAAGGTGAGCAGAGGTTAGGTGTGTTTGGAGAGAATGCAGTAAAGGAGAAAAAAACATCGCTGCTTCGGCAAGTGATGTCATATTTTTGGGGGCCAATACCGTGGATGATCGAGATTGCGGCTATTCTATCGGCTTGTGTACAGCATTGGCCAGATTTTATTATTATCGTGATTTTGTTGATTTTTAATGCTGCGGTGGGGTTTTGGCAAGAATATCAGGCAGCGAATGCGGTGGAGGCGTTGAAATCGCAATTGGCCGTCAAAGCACGTGTTAGACGGGGTGGTCAATGGGGTGAGATTAATGCGGAGAAATTAGTGCCTGGGGATGTGATCAGGATTAGATTGGGAGATGTTATTCCAGCTGATTGCAAGTTGACTGAAGGATTTTATCTATCGATAGATCAATCGGCTTTGACAGGAGAATCTTTCCCGGTGAGGAAGGGGATTGGGGATGTGGTCTATTCTGGAACAATCACGAAGCAGGGAGAGATGATAGCTGTTGTAGTTGCGACGGGTACTTCGACTTTCTTTGGAAAGACTGCCAAATTAGTATCATCCGCGAGATCGGTTTCACATTTCCAAAAGGCAGTTTTACAAATCGGAGATTATCTGATTTATCTTTCACTTGGACTAGTATTCATATTGGTTGTTGTGCAGATGTTTCGTGGAGAAGATTTGATTAAATTAATTCAATTTGCATTGATTTTAACAGTTGCGGCGATTCCTGTGGCAATGCCTGCCGTCCTAGCCGTGACAATGGCTCTCGGTGCAGTGGCTTTGTCTAAGAAAAAAGCGATTGTGTCGCGGTTAGATGCGATTGAGGAAATGGCGGGGATGGACATTCTTTGTTCTGATAAAACAGGAACATTGACACAGAATAAATTGACTTTAGGTGATCCGATTACATTCGGACAAGTAACCAATGAAGAATTGATTCGTTGTGCAGCCTTGGCATGTAAAGCTGAGGATCAGGATGCGATAGATCTGGCTGTTTTGGCTGGATTAAAAATGGATAATAGTCTTGATGGTTTTGAGCAGAAGCATTTCACACCATTTGATCCGATTTGCAAACGGACAGAAGCGGAGATTGAAAGCAGTGGGAAAGTGTTTTGTGTGACGAAAGGTGCACCACAGATTGTTTTGTCGTTGTGTGATATGGATGAAGCTGACATGGCGGATATGACAAAACACGTTGAGAACCTAGCGATGCAAGGGTATCGAACGATTGGTGTGGCGCAAATGATGGGCAAAAAGGGGCAGTGGGAATTTTTGGGGTTGTTGCCATTATTCGATCCGCCCCGAGAAGATTCAAAAGAAACGATCGCGAATGCGAATAAGTATGGTATTGATGTGCGTATGGTGACGGGAGATAATTTAGCGATTGCAAAAGAAATATCATCACAACTGGGTTTAGGTACGCAAATTCATGTAGCGGAAGATTATTTTGATGGTATTCAAGATGATTCACGTATAACGCTAGATATTGCTGAGAAAGTGGAGCGCTCCGAAGGTTTTGCGCAAGTTTTTCCAGAACATAAATACGATATTGTAAAATCACTTCAGGAGCGAGAACATATTGTGGGGATGACTGGCGATGGTGTAAACGATGCACCAGCACTCAAGCAAGCTGATATCGGTGTCGCGGTATCCGGGGCAACTGATGCGGCAAGGGCCGCAGCTGCATTAGTATTGACTGCACCAGGGCTGTCAGTCATCATTAGTGCGATTGAGGAGGCGAGGAAAATTTTCGAGAGGATGAACTCGTACGCGATTTATCGAATTACTGAAACGATAAGAATTATGTTCTTTGTTGTGCTGGCGATGCTTGCTTACAACGAATATCCGATTACTGCAGTTATGATTATCTTGCTGGCTTTGTTTAATGATTTGCCAATTATGACGATCGCCTACGATAATACGGTGTTGAATCCCAAACCTGTGAAATGGAATATGAGAAGGGTATTGACCATATCGACAGTGCTGGGTTTGATTGGTGTTTTTGAGACGTTCATACTTTTAGTTGGATTTATGAGATACACCAACTTTACGATAGATCAAATCCAATCCCTAATTTTTTTGAAACTAGCTGTTGCAGGGCATCTGACGTTATTTGTGGCGCGTACTCCATATATGTTCCTTAAACGTCCCTTCCCTGCCCCCGTGATGTTGTGGGCAGCAGTCGTGACGAAATTGTTAGCGACTATTCTTGTAGGATTTGGTTTCGGATTGATTTCGGCCGTGCCATGGTATGCAATCGGCATTGTTTGGGGGTACTGCTTGTTATGGATTTTTATTGAGGATTACGCAAAGATCCATGTATATAAGCATCTTGATAATCAATCGTCACATCACCGTGCAATGCTACGGCATACAATGAAGCGACTTGTTCATTACACACACGCGGTGCATAAATAA